DNA from Aphis gossypii isolate Hap1 chromosome 3, ASM2018417v2, whole genome shotgun sequence:
atttcaatttttcagcgatatatttcatttttaaaatgttaaaggtcttttaaatttatacatgggaattcataatttacatacaaatggaaatatcgtaaaaagtcAAAGTACAAACtcagatataatattcttaacttAAGGTTTAAAAGACGGTCAATTTTGAATTCACCccgacattattattattattgcacaaTATGACATAATTTCGGCAAGTCGACATGAGCGTTTGGAGAAcgcgataaaataaaatcaatatcagaactaaataaataagtaaatagatGGATtacatatgaaaattaaatcgtaCATACTGATTAGCGCGGTTATATCGATTTACGAAATCTATTAAACGCGATTCTGAATAGATTAGCGTGTTAACAAAACAAGAGTGGTccttctaaatttaaaatatttagcgtTGGTCAGTGACGgcagaaaaaattgaaataatgcgCTGCTGACATCTTCACGAAAACGCGGACGTGCATCATCGAAATCGGTTAGAAAATAACGCGATTGCGTAAGTGCGTTGGCCGGAAACTGCATATAATTAATGCACGGAAGGTGCCAGCTCGTATCAACGATTTAATGTAACACCGTCGCCTTACGGTTAGCTCTGGTTCTCTGAACAACGACGATGGTTTCAATGGCGAGATAAAATGATGATACAGCTCTCGGTGCGATTTTCGTCGGATAACAACCGAACGAACGGTTCTCGCGCCGGCACTGCAAATTTACGTAACGCACATAATCCACGCGAGTTTTCTCTTTTtcgttaacattttatattattattattatttatcatattatattatatatattatgtacaggtACATTATGGGATATCAGgatatacataatgttttgtgtacaatataaacgCTTAATCGCAATTTCATTAGTGTGATTTATTTACTCGTTTAACGATTAACGTTTAATGGCTGTCGTCGCATTATGCCGGCGCGtaggtgtgtataatattattatatatttactgccCTGAACGGCGCGacgacgtaaaaaaaaaaatgacacggCGTAATGAAATTCGCGATGAATGaacattttctaattaaaacattGCTACTACCTGTGTTATGGCCGTGTTTTTGCGATTCACGTCTGTCCGCCCGATCTCAGTACatctattttcaaattcaaacggaataaaatataaataataaataatataataatatagtattaaacgagtgtatttttgttgtttttttttcttacagcAATTCGAACACATCAAACACGAATGATTTATAtgcttaaactaaaaaaaacaccgaataaaatatttaacattgagTAATAACTAGCCATAAATTACATACTATCCATTCCTATTGTCtattacataatgatattgttattatattaaaactgttcttcattaaattcattatataatgtagctttttctttttaatcgGTTGTTctcgaaattaaatttagtcgaaaaacataaaatacaacaaaaccaGTGTGTCacaaaaactttaaacataCTCTCTGTGTAGAGATATACACACAAACATTTCATAACTTCATTAACTTAAGTACTTGAATcaggaataataaaatagacgaAAAATAGCTTCCCATTAtttcaagtattatatttaaaattacttttgggGTTGTGGTTTATGCACTATACACACTATAATTGCACTTCTGCTTCGTATCTAAAACaagctataatatacaacttccaattgatattattcgtttcgctttttaaataatacatacattgttatttccattttaaattaaaattatttgttagttaTGAGCTCAATATCTATCTCATagctttattgtatttaatactatgtacctgtaacttatataaatttatggtatttttcaatgtattttttacgtattttagttattatgttaattacttaaaaacaataaaaaaaaaactaaacaaaactaatttgggaatcattgtttttaattttttttccggattttcaaaaattaatatgattacagATTAATACCAACATATGCTTTAAGCAAAACTTGTTAGGCACTTTTCATAccctaaaaatgttatttaaatagaaaacttatataattgattatactaACAATAATAGCTCATTCGGTTCCCCAGAAttagaaatatgtataaaaacgaacagataacagttataaattaaaaaaaaaaatatatgctattatttattacatttaatattaatgtattctaGCTACCAATTAGATTACAAtcgaacaataattaaaataacatttaattcaaaattaatatgatttttaataataaatcaagcCTAATTGGTAATATGgcaattcaaataaatcagagtaccaataatttaaaacttttcatgaatattaaaaacttttcaaattacattttaccaATAAATGTATGCATTTACTTGtagtttttatgattattactatttactaatatatatatatataaatatattatgtattcatatacataaaacaatttatttgtgttataagtttatatgtgACATATTCAGTACCTAATTTATCTAATACTAAAATCAAAACCAAAAGACTtaagtataacttataaaacttcatattatttttatttttattttcaagtaaattTAAGCTTGTTAaatcagtaataataaattgacacATTTTTCATCAacattacataaaatgttgaCGTTTACAAATCAAATTTACTGTAACGGTAAAAAGTTGTATCATCAAAGAAATTTCGACCATCGAAGTTATAAATTTCTGAACtgtgatgtattatattttcgtgtTCCGGGTATGACAAAcacgcatatattattatagttacgtAAATTACGTGCGTTGTGTGCACTGCCGCACTGTAGACAATGCAAAATAAAGTGGCTTATCCGTTGTCGTTATGATGTAGGAAGTAGCGCGTGAAAAATCGTATCATCCACAAATAGTTAaccttattacattttatatccaGATCTAAATAAGGATTCGATTCGAACACTAATGCTAgaatatttaagtatctatttataaagaGAAATCGTAACAttgaaatttacatattatacccacgtataaaatcgttattatgataaatgtattatattttatttgacgaaaaaaatagaaaatattggcgtaaaatacctatttactcAGTTAAGACATTTTACATCAGtctgtatttaaatactttatgatACAAGACTTCTAATCTTTGTAACgcgaattatttgtttttttattttacgttaattataaaaaccaaagattcttaaacatttaaagttaaataaaataaatatatattaaatatttgaaaaaaaatgtacatcaagaaaacttataagtaaatGGACAATAATTAATGGATAAACgcttagttatatatttatacatacataaaacggttaaaatatatagtaaaaataaagacgcgtttattcaatttttatgttaattagttaatataagaagttttttttttaatttaataattttagtataaacgtATCAACATTATTCCatacaatatatcaatatatttattatatacacgaataacatgtatttagaaaaatatatattatcataactaaAATTCGaacaaatcaaaaactataagTACGTCttcaatgtttatataagaatttattaaataactcatTTCgaagtgtatacattttatatatgataaactTGTGTACttgattataaaacaattttgatatgttattaaatttattaaatacttacctataattaacaccaaaattatgtatattttttcagttattgaaTTCAGGTGCGCAGCCCAACTTGGATATGGAAAGACCATACGTGGAATTGGACGGTGATTTTAGCAGACTAAGACCTAGAGAGTACAACATACCTGAAAAGTCAATAATGGAACTATTCAACCCGACAGTACCACACCATCAGAGGCCTAGGTCTTAAAGAtgcaaaactaatttttaattaaatatatacatatatacattatacatatactaacTGTCTTAAGTCCGtttgtttttttccatttaaattattttatcgctTTTTCAagccaaataaatattattataattacctatactatttttcgtcataaaataaaaatgtagactGTAGGTATTACTGCGTGAACAATCTATTTTCCTCTTCAAAATGTGTtaactaaaactataaaagtttgaataatatatcttatgtttgaaatttgaattgttcCTCATgttaatggaaaataaataaacatccgctaaaataatgaagtttcataatttattaagagtCAAcgacaaatgaaaaatatcacagtaatgttaatatgttttttagagacacaatcatataaataaataatttttgaaaattattacaacaaaaagAACGAGTACTATTCATGAAGTGCTTTTTAAAAGCTTtatttgtgtgtataaattattacagtgtgaagttttgaagaattttataatctacTTCCATAAGTGGTTTTTCAATAAGGTATTTCCCCGTAAATTtcactgaataaaattaatagaaagcgagaaataaatagataaaaatgttaaaaaaatataattttagtatccGTTCTATAGAATGGCAGTcacaattttatgtatatagtctGACTTTCACAAGAATAACATAacagttttaaacaataggATTACGATTTACATTTGGattattacactatattatatatacttccgaaacattcaacaataattatacatttaaataagattttatgtTTGAgggaaatttttatgtatattattatgtttgcgtcattaaataataattataatatacttatacattatcCAGATCAagcattatatatgtatttgaaaagttagtttaaaatattctaatactctaatgtgtttaaattttaatattattatcattttatacacaaatagAGATCAATCAATgactataaatgtttttatagagtaaataaactgataagataatttttttttaactataggtatacgAGGTaaggattttatttaaaagttatttttagataatgaattaagtatttatcaataaataacatttgaaaaCAAGTGAAAAacgttcaattttaaattgactgaaactaaaataatacataattatttatcaaataatttacgaCCACGGGAGCGGTAAAAGTaagtacaatacatattatagtacattatgaagttgaaataatatatactatggagaagatataataatacaagataACTATATTAACCAATGCTATGGTATAGGTTAAGGATACATaaggttttaattttgactttctgtctataaactaataaaacattttttaatcttaacattttattcttcGTAGAACGAAGGTTTTTGTTTATGGTTCAGTATagaaacaacaaaaacatTGGAATTAAACTAGTTTAACTTGAAGatcattaaattacataattggTAATAAATTTAGACTGTTAACGTTATACTATTCAAAAgtgtatacacaaataaaacatcTATAAAATGTCGTCTAGAtttcaataaatcatattgCAATGACGtttcataacaaaaattatatagctgAACAAATGAATTGTATGAGCTATCATACGAAGGAAACATCGTTAGCCCAATTTGTTTAAGGGCCCAAACAATTAACATGAGTTTTAGATCAGACCTAATTAATGCTTAGGAAATTAATTGTGTGCCAAGATCCATTTTTCATTCGAATTGCGTCCCGATACTACTTAATAActacactattataattgCGTCCGATTTTGATGTcgatatataatttgataatttccTATGAATTAGTTTTTACGGATTATCATAGAAATCGTCTATTgctttgtgttttaaattattgcttaatttttgtctatttaatataagtatttcaaCAGAATAATTCACATGGTTATGCTCACtagcatatttaatattgaattttaattaaattatgatttacgtGTTTTTGTAGCAACACATGCAACACTGTAcatcattttttgataatttttgaaaacagaACAGCGCACGATATAGTTAACGACACACAATCGAAACACATACTAACCACcgtataaatgaatttaatgagACGTttcaaagtattattaaatagataaaagtaGTCATATTATCGATTAttgatttagaatttagataatCATATATTCTGATACCAAATAACCGAGacgcaattattatatagtatcgtGTAACTAGGGCGCAATTCGTCTAATATAATGTCACTTatcgcaattttttttatcggagACGCAATTCGTATACAGCAAATTAATGcatgaaacaaatttattaggcAATGTACATTATCGAATCCTTCTTGATTCGTTTTAATAAATCCTAAatgtctatattatgttttgcatACATGAcacttttataatgttattattttcagtataaCGACAATATACTATTGCACAAAATAGTAtgaacacaataaattatacgtagTAAAAACGCTCgataacactatatatatagatataaaattaccATTACTGCTATGCTTTTCGGGTTTGGTCTAAATAAAAGCTATTTAACATACATTTCAGATATTtggaattgaattataatattatatcatataatatgtacataataatacataaataaaatgtatttcattatgTTTGTCCCCGCCGCTAGcgattcattatttaatcataaattcaaatatttatctaaaaaaatcgtatttcagattttattaaaatctaagaTTTTCTGTAAAccttatgataaataattcatttttaacccttttaaattaatacagtaTGTGATTAAATAAAGAGGACCTATAAGGCTTTAAGTCATATAAGTCAAATCGAATCGTAGCGATCTCAGAAAACTGTGAACTGGATGctacctaattaaaatttttgattgaaaataatattaagaatgtaataggtataccttTGTAAATGGTGTAACTGTGCGGAACCTTAACACCCGTTTAATTTGGATTTGTTGGGTCATTGTATAGAGCTGACGTATAATCAAAGATCATATTATACGTCTTGAAAGTACGAGCATTAGGCAATGGACGAGTTGAACCGATACAAATTCTAGGGATTATGCCATGACGAGGGTCTTGAAGTGAAATGAGAATTCGTGCTACAACAGAGAACAAATTAAGAAAAGATCTATTGGAATAAGCCATgggtcgtaataatattatttacagcaAAAAAAGGTCACAGTGTCGGCATTCTCGACATCCGATACTTCTGCGTGGtcataattacttatatattttaataataacattattttaaatttattttactgtagcTCACAACGATGTGTCTCtagtttcataaatattataattaatctacTTAAAACAAAGgggtataaaaaattatttgtacacaagaaaattagtaaaatttaaaataaaaagttaacttatagtaaattttgtaaaacaattgGTTTTTCAAgtagttattatacataacaatataacatgcaacgtatacaatattatataaaccatgtatattatgtattttataaacatgtttagtttattattatatgaaaaaacaaCTAAACGCTGAAATACAATTGGTTATTTGATTATGcctaatttattcttatatccCAATAATATGTTCCGCCGTATTTCTCtctcttaataaaatacaataaatcaaGAGTTCGTTTTCTATTACAATCTTGTAACTAGatgtttacatatattatcggATAAGTTGACCCGCACGTTTAAAATCGTTGTAAAGAATATTCTAACGATAAGCTATTCAACAATATCACTTGAGTTAAAGTAAAACATCGATTACCTAAAACTCCGTTATacgaaaattttattattcaaacgtCAATACACGTAAATGATGTATCCCGATGTTCTATTATCAAAACATTCTCGTCTTTATaccgattttataatttttttcacgatttattattagtgtattacaTGTACTGTTTACATATAAtgtgataaattgataaaattttcaaaaaaatataatatgtacccatTGTACCCTAtgataactttttattcataaaaatgtaacgtgtaataataaatattatatgatacatgtatactatataatatattatattaaatgtaaaattacaatacaatttttaaaaagttcctAGTTTCCGTACTTTCATTTATATGAACTAACCACTAGGTGGGCTATCCCAGTTAATTCGAATAGTCGAAGTTCAactgtatttcaaaaatattgaaagtataatatattattataggtacttcagacaacatattataataaatcagacaattaaaaaacatgacattatttaaaacgaagaatataataattaaattgagttattttttagattttgctGGAAATTTAAGTAAGTGAAATCTGGTAATTGTAATTAGAattacgattattttaaatattatacaacctgTTGCCTTATAaactcatttaaattaattttaagacttTATGGTCTATGtccaatttaaattgataattcaattttcagaAATTGCCATgcgtgttaaatatatatatttatatgtaataagtaatCCGTggctataattattacaaatatttaattatgttaacaaTAAGTTTCCATATAGTGTCAAAATAACTTGGTATGGTATATTGTAAAACAGTACCTACGActcatttattgatattatatcaataattataattttaccaaacataaatatatgatataaatcacataaaaaataaataaaactgtattatgATACTTTTGATACGAAGTATTGTGTTGATTCCATAGgttaattattactacattataatatttcaaaatatgtaattgcGTGCTAATATCAAAGTGATTTCAGAAGTTATTAAAACtacaaatcacaataatattgtgacaaaataaaaactagtaattttaaatattttagaagctCTTAaacatagtaattataatattgttaaatttttaagtgacgttatataagtataatcgaataatatttacatgaaGGAATTTAGGTACACGTACAAATAGTACAATTGAGTAACATGTGTGACATTTCACAACGACATGTCGAGagctaatttaattgtttgataaaaataccttaaaatgtaatgaagAAAAATCCGGGTCATGGCTGTACAGGCAAAATCTATCTAAGTTTGCAATGATGATAGTGATTTTTGACAtgcataaaaaacaattttaattgcaattaaaaaaaaaaaacgcgaaaaaatagtaaacccattatttttttacgatattaattattcatataatacaatttatgtgtatttacACGTTACACTaggaataaattttattagaaaaacaaatgccaataactatgtaaattattttaatactataaaatatataaaataattccatGTACCTATTAACGTCAATAGACAATAAACGTGTATACCATAGtaatgtttcataatattataaatcaattaatacgaCTTAGTTGTATTTTTCCATATTTGCAAGTATTTTAAGGGTATTTAtcgtgttataaattatttttatttaactaaattcaaaatcacatgaaaataaatcatagttttataatacaccACCACCAAAACACgttggattttttttcaatcgtaAAAACATACAGTTTCCTATATGGTGAACAGTTAATACTAAACATAAGGAATTCTAAAACTCAACTCCCATCTTGTATaccatatcaatattaaatcacACAAATCCAAAGGAAATATAATTcaagcataaaaataatttctttgatACAAacgatttcaaaatataaaaacacctCTTCTAATTATTTGGGACAAAAACatgtttattgaaatttgagttttaaatcaGTAACAATACTATTCGttgtattctatttaattaattttacattattgtaaaatactaatacacttagtaagtacctacttactaactacatacctacataccaTAATCTACCTGCGAAACGACGGTTGCCAATCATGCATTGAAATTCGTGTGATTCGGCTCAGGAATGTCGATTCACCACTAACATATCCTCCGCCTAAATTAAATGTGAATTTAATTGTCTGTGTGCTATTAAgccatatataaatgtataaatatacctgATGGTGAATTAATAACTCAATAGCAGTGTAAAAGTCGAACAGTTCCAGAACACAACGCGTAGGAATATCACTTATCCAGGATTATTGATTTCATTCTTcaagtaagtaaattattgttttattttactaggtGTCATAAATctacagttattaatatttattatggtacTATGTAATATCGATTtacacgtatatatttatttgatttaagcttttattcaaatatcataaataatatcgtttaaaatattaaaatcgtcAAACATTTATTCGGTTTTTATTGACACTTTTAGTCATGtgcattttagatttaaaattttttctcaaTCCAATACATTACATACTCTGTTTAAATAGAacgtttagtaaatattatatatttataccaggTTGATCAGTTTTTTCAAgaagtttataaatagataatgaaGTATAATTTGTTCTATAAGTCATtagaaaaatcgtttttataacaagcaattatataaaaattacatattttattaatattatttttatctttaaaaaaaaaaaaattattatagttttaaaactaatgaaaCGGAAATTAAGACAATCTaagaaaacaatacaaatgcaaaatatatttattatatagttattatttgttatttatcaatatatttaatcaattttccaAACTAATCGATTTATAgaacaaaattgaataaaaatgtatttatttattttaaattaaaattttatggtatttgtataaaataaaaataaagtttttttcgtCAACTGAAGTATATTAATCTGTCAAAGGTATAAACTATGACAAACttttgatcattttaaaagttattaaagaaataataataattgacattAACATACGTTACATACGTAATATGCTAATACctatgttattagttataacatatgaaaatatatacatacatcttTTGTTCCTTtctatagaatttaataagaataaacaagctataaaaacatattttattttaaacacatatttttaaatatcacttaggtataattaaaattaataatgctaagattaaactattttttgactaaaaaatgcaaatacctggatacaataaatatgatatttaatgtacctatataaatataattgttttataaagatattaaatatatttatgtaataatatattttaacagtcgataatacaatattatagcgtAGTTATTGTAACTCAATTTCAGTTTtggataatttgaatttaaatttgcaataaccatttttgaaataaaatattttcaaatttaaatattttaattctaaaaaaaatttaaaatataatttagatttattagtAATAGATAAATTTACAGTTGCAAAATgtgagtttaattaaaaatctaattttgatacattttgaaaataattaaaatatagtctattaccaataatatacatttcattttatataaaatattatggtatatattttatactttggtTATTGAATTGATGTATTTATCTTATGAGAAACTgtgaatatctattatttttgtaaaactatttagATAAACTATGAAGTTatacttaaactattatacaaaaataatatcaattagcagttaatatttttaaaagttaatattcacaataaaaaaaaataataataataaaataaataaatcataaacatcAATGCAATAATACATTGACacctattgttataaaatttaaatcaataataaaatcattacattAGAAGAAAAAACTTAATTCTGAATAGATTgatctttattattatgtttactgtttatacGATGTCTTTTGATTTTgagagataataaaaataatatttaagatattattttatcgtaataaataatatgatattataacaaataaatatattttaaactgaaaatataacttatcttGACTCAaagaaattaaacatttaaaatgttatagaatGTTTAATGTAGTAAATTCAAGTAATCAAgactataaattcaaaattacacattaaatatagaaattttttttattaataatgtaatttaaacgtACAGttcaaataactaatttatttctcagtaattgttttcaaacataaaaGGACTTacattagatattaaatacgaaaattagttatgctaaaataaaatagtttataacaattattctgaaacaattgttaattattgatttgagaataaacatatatatcatactttatttttcaattttgtcaGTATAGTTTCTCCAATTTAGAAATATGAAGTAGTAGAAATAACTTAACATATAAcgctataaacaataaattgtatcatagtttaaaatatatggacTATAAATGATTATGTTAGTggtagataaaattaaattaaaaattaaaccatatGAAAAACTTCATCTAATTAGAATTCAGTTTACCAAAAATATCCAATGTAATGAAAGGCTTATACTTATTTTCTtcgttgattttttaaatgttcatggttaatgttgaaaaattcaaaaagtacattaatgtttttgtcacttttttttccaataaaacaatatgtgaAAAATAGTAGTAGGAActtgctttaaaaaaaaaaaaccgtaaaatatatgttattgcaTAAGTACTTTATCATTTAAActcctaaaaatatacaaaaatataaaaatatgctcttaaaaatattttatttttcattaaaaacccaaaaactacaaatttatttattattaaataaagcacttttaattaaattttcaaaaaaaaaacagttcttagtctaaaatattacactaaCTATATTAATGCAACACGAAAACACATGCTATACAAACAGGTGAATTAACACCGACTGACTATCTTTTGAGTATTCCTTATCtatgttcttaaaaaaatactcaaataatTGGGAAAACCCACagtagataatttaataatttatacttaataattttaatctatttttttccgATATCTtgaaaatgcatattaaaaattttacaatgtaaataatatattattattttttatgttacatgctattttaaaattttttttaataaataatgtaaaatatgttcttaaaattataatataataaaataaaactatggaCTTGTAGGAAAAAGAGAgccaaatatacaaaataaaaatgattgctTGAAACTTATAgcactatgaaaaaaaatgtatttatcatttagctatgttttgaatgattattgaaaaacacGCAAGCACCTAGTCATAGTACATTATCTATCTACATTTTGAAACTAAAAACTAGGTGTATCATAGTATACTCGTATTTctcgataaattaaaaatgcagtatattttatattataatatttttatttattaattattatttaattagcgtttaaatattatgttatgtattcgATAAATAgctaattaatagttaattttacaacaacaattattttataaacataattattatttattacagaca
Protein-coding regions in this window:
- the LOC114118997 gene encoding uncharacterized protein LOC114118997, with product MASKFSVLFVGFVAAVVVAPYMMTEARYLPTRGNDDRLTRLKELLTDLLNSGAQPNLDMERPYVELDGDFSRLRPREYNIPEKSIMELFNPTVPHHQRPRS